Below is a window of Mauremys mutica isolate MM-2020 ecotype Southern chromosome 11, ASM2049712v1, whole genome shotgun sequence DNA.
CATCTGTTTCCTCCCCTTtactttcctccctatgactgtagggttgttaatgggccacttcaccttgaatggtcccatgaaatatgtattaactacttatcctaaacaatctgtttcacccTGTGACActctaagtacacctctaccccgatataatgcagtCCTTGGGAGACAAACAATctcaccatgttataggtgagaccttgttatatcaaacttgctttggccccccctgttccttgttccctgaccgccccctccagagacccccgtccctaatcacccccaggactccaccccctacccaacccccgtgtcctctgactgctccaacccTTATCCatccacctccccccgccccctgacaggcactcaccagcagcagtggaaagcggagcagcccggccccagcccgctccactccaccacctcccagctgcgggaaaggatgccccccgcactcacctgcggtgggaagtggagtgctgcggccccagcccgctcgctttccttgccccggccccagctgtgttgctggggggcggctggggaaaggtcctgcactcacctgcggcgggaagtggagtgccacggctgggagctggtggagtggagctggctggggttgggctgctctgcttcccgcgccagtgagtgcggggaggttgggaaAAGGATTCCCCCAGTACTCacctgcagtgggaagcagagcgCTGCGACTggaagctggtggagtggagcgggctggggctgctcctggccccccgctaatccccctggccactctgggactgcagggcccccaaaagtgctcTCCCACCGCTCCTGACCGCCatcgagaccctctgccccttatcgaaccccttggccccggcCTGGctggcacccttaacacgctgctcagagcagtgtgTCAGAACTTTACCATGTTGTATTCGaacccgcgttatatcgggtagcgttatattggggtagaggtgtatgtttcCCAGACATGAGgatgagctctgtgtagctcaaaagcttgtctctctcaccaaccgaagttggtccaataaaagatataacctctATGCAAGGGGCAGGCAGTGGCAAACCAAGCCTGATATTTCATTCTGCAGACCACTACCCGTCATGTAGTACTGATGCAATAAGCACTGAAAGCTCCCATGTGCCTTACAAACTATGGCATCAACAGTGCCTCTTCAGGCACAGCAGAGGGGATAAAGCAGTGAATTGCCCGTGTTGGGGTGCCTGGAAGCAGAATACTCCAGACATGTTAGGGGGAGAAGAGGGCCTTGCTGCACCTTGGAAAAGATGAAGGCCGTGCCCTGCTCACTGCTCTCTTGCTATTATGCAGAGAGGGAAaataataagatttaaaaattaaaatacccttgtttggggtttattttttCACCTCAAAAGGGAGAAGTACCAGAGATTCTGTGAAGTCCACCAGAAACTTTgttattgctattgattttacatggaaggtggTCAGATGctgtggtgaggggcagcagtataaaaccgTGAGGTGCACAGTGCTGCTAGAAACAAGCCCACTTTGGGGTTGCTAACACTGTTACGAACACCTCTGGAATGGAGAATGgagaactctgaacaaaacatgatGGGTCttccaaaagtttacagctgaacattgacttaatacagctttgagactttactatgcagaagaaaaatgctgcttttaaccatcttaatttaaaggaaacaaacagagaaagactttccttactttgtcaattttttttaaactttccttttatttttttagtagtttatgtttaacacagtactgtactgcatttgcttttttgccctcccccctcacagcctCCTAAAGCCCTGGCTCCAATCCGAGCCAGAATggctacaccacaattaaatggCCCCTTAGCCCAACCCaactggcacgggccagctgccggtgtccaattgcagtgtagacacaccatgAGGGGCTACACTGAAAACTGGACTCCTCAGGCCCCTTCAGAGACACCGCTTGCCCTGTTGTCAAGGTGACAGGAAACCAGAGGGAGGAAGTTCTCTGAGAGAGGTTCTCTGGCCTCTGATGTAGGAGGTCCAggctaaaggggagactacagcgggtcacactgaaaggtgaactgtcaggctggaagaagattactagtggagttcctcagggatcggttttgggaccaatcttatttaatctttttattactgaccttggcacaaaaagcgggaatgtgctaataaagtttgcagatgacacaaagctgggaggtattgccaatgcagagaaggactgggatatcatacaggaagatctggatgaccttgtaaactagagtaatagtaataggatgaaatttaatagtgaaaagtgcaaggtcatgcatttagggattaataacaagattttttgttataaactggggatgcatcatttggaagtaacagaggaggagaaggacctcggagtattggttgaccacaggatgactatgagccaccagtgtGATATGGCcctgaaaaaagctaatgcggtcttgggatgcatcaggtgaggtatttccagtagagataaggaggtgttagtactattatacaaggcactggtgagacttcatctggaatattgtgtgcagttctgtctcccatgtttaagaaggatgaattcaaactggaacaggtacagagaagggctactaggatgatctgaggaatggaaaacctgtcttatgaaaggagactcaaagagcttggcttgtttagcctaaccaaaagaaggctgagaggagatattattgctctctataaatatatcagaggaataaatatcccagagggagaagaattatttaagctcagtgccaatgtggacacaagaacaaatggatataaactgtccattaggaagtttagactcgAAATTAGataaaagtttctaaccatcagaggagtgaagttctggaatagccttccaagggaagcagtgggggcaaaagccatatctggcttcaagattaagctcgataaatttatggaagggatgatatgatagcctaattttggcaattaattgatcttcgACTATTAGTGGTAGATATGCCCAATGGCctctgatgggatgttagatgtagtgggatctgagttactacagagaattctttcctgggtgctggctggtgagtcttgcccacatgctcagggtttaactgatcaccatatttggagttgtgaaggaattttcctccagggcagattggcagaggtcctggggggtttttgccttcctctgcagcgtggggcacgggtcacttgctggaggattctctggaccttgaagtctttaaaccatgatttgaggacttcaatagctcacataataggggtttgttacaggagtgggtgtgtgagattctgtggcctgcgttgtgcaggaggtcagactagacaatcattatggtcccttctgaccttaaagtctatgttcTATGATAcatggtcataatggtcccttctggctttcaaagcttTGACTCTCTGAGGCTACCCCAGGAATTGCACTCCCAGCCCAACTCCTCTGACAACTGGCCCTAATGAAAAACCAGCTACCGTTCACAGGCTGGGACCTGCCTGTGAgattccccacccccgcccaacCCATTAAGCAATGTGCCCTGGCTATCTGGTTTTCATTTTCTATGGACACTGCTGGTCTAAAGCTAGTCagcatcagtgatttcagctacaACAATTAGGGCCCAAGTTTGAAAGGACACTATAATCGGTACCAGCATTTATCTGTGGCTGCAAGATTTAGCAACTACCTACCTGATTATCTCTGTGCCTCCCAAACCCTAGGAACCACAGGAACCTTCCCCGCCTTGTGTTTAGCACAGATGGAGTTACCATGCTCCAACACAGGCATCTCTGAGCGATGAAGATCTAGTTCTTTATTGCCATGTGATTTTGTTCCTTTCAAGCCCGGACGCTCAGATGCTGTGGATCGGTCTTGGTGAGGTGAGCCCCTTCCAAAAAAGTGTAACCAGTCCACCCCTCTTCTCCAAAATCCCCTGAACagtccccctcaccccctgccacatGCATGCCAAAAACCATGGAAATTACCACCAAAACACATCCCCAGCCACCAGTTAAGGCTGCCGAAATGACACCTCCCCCCCATGCAAGTCATTAAAGGCAGGGAAAAAATTGTTCACTGTCCATAGCATCTATCACTGCACTAATTGCTAGGAAACTGGCTTTCACATCCCAGCTTAGACAAACACACAATATTCCTGTAACTGACACTGTAACACAGAACCCTGAGGCCAACTGCAATAATTTGAATATGTAATGCCTTGAGCATCAGAAtatgtgggtacgtctacactacaggataataccgaatttacataaactggtttagtaaaacagattgtataaaatcgagtgcgcgcggccacactaaacacattaaatcggtggtgtgcgtccacggtccgaggctagcgtcgatttctggagcgttgcactgtgggtagctattccgtagctatcccatagttcccgcagcctcccccgccccttggaatttccgggttgagatcccagtgcctgatggggcaaaaatcattgtcgcgggtggttctgggtaaatgtcatcagtcactccttcctctgtgaaagcaacggcagacaagcatttcgcgccttttttccctggattgccctggcagatgccatagcatggcaatcatggagcctgttttgccttttgtgacattcaccgtatgtgtactagatgccgctcacagaggcgattcagcagcgctacacagcagcatgcttttgcttttgcatgacagcagagatggttatcagccatactgtaccatctaccaaaccataaattggtaataagatgatcatggttaccagtccttttgcactgcaccatttgctgctgtcataagtgcccctggctgctcttagcccggggcgcaaaagccaaaattgggaatgactccctgagtcaatccctcctttttggtatctaagaacagaatcagtcctgcctagaatatgggcaagtgtactagagaaccactgtatcatagaaccagagagcacagctgctctgtgtcaggtcctgcagaaattatgagctgtatgctattcacctgttcattccgtttttcccccagccttccttggctaccatagcattgtcccccccacttgtgtgatgaagtaataaagaatgcaggaataagacacagtgacttgttagggagaaatgagtggaaggcagcctccagctgctatgatagtccagacaggacagtaaggactgtggaggagaggagcccagcatacctctgctagtccaggggcaattgaatcttttctttacacatgaagggtgggggctgatggagctcagccccctgttgctatgatgaggagggttatcagccatactgtaccatctaccatgaaaaattagggccaggcgcccttgatcgacctaacagatgctagtcggcatggttaccagtccttttgcactgccccatgtgccaataggctgatgatgacgatggatatcagtcatattgtaccatcagccacccatggcggggggggagcaaggatgttggtgttgagtgctgcagcatcgcgtctatctacagcattcagtaaagatagggtgacatgtaaaagagtaaagagaggattgttttccctttcacttctgggggtgggtgggggggtgcataaattgccgagctatgccctgacccaccgcggacactgagtttgaccctagaagcatttggagctcagccaagaatgcaaatgcttttcagagactgcaggcactgtgggattgcttgagtcctccagtccccgctccagtcccccctccatgagcgtccatttgattctttggctttccgttacgcttgtcacgcagcagtgcgctgagtccctgctatggcgtctgtctggagatctttaaaaaatgattttgaatttcgttttctgtaacggagcgctgatagaacagatttgcctgcccttacagcaatcacatctgcatggtccatgcgggagctcttcctttattttgatttttaactgcatcacaaaatgtgctgatcggagctccacgctgggcaaacaggaaatattcaaaagttcgcggggcttttcctgtctacctggccactgcatccgagttcagattgctgtccagagcggtcagtggtgcactatgggataccacccggaggccaataccatcgatctgcggccacactaaccctaatccaatatggtaataccgatattagcattACTCcgctcgttagggaggagtacagaaaccggtttaaagagccctttatatcgatataaagggcctctcagtgtggatgggtgtggcgttaaatcggttttacgctcctaaaaccggtttaaacgcctagtgtagaccaggcctgtgattgTCTCTTATGTGTTGGAGAGAAAAGTCTGAAAAAGTCTGCATTAAAGTGCGAGTTGGAGGACTGGTGTGTGCATCTGTCTTCGAGGTGGAAGCCAGTTTCCTGGTGGCTGGCTGGAGTCTCAGTGAGAGAGATTAGTGCAATGATGGTTCTTATGACAGGTGAACAACGTTTCCCTTCACTGGTCATTTGCCTGCTTTTAAGGACTTGTATGTGTCACTTACGTAGCCTTTACTGGTGGTGATCTTGTATTTAATGGTAACTCTTTCTAGGTTGGTAGCATGCAGGGTAGTGGGGAATACTCACCTCTTCTCCCGCATCATTTCCATTGCCAACTTGTACTTCACTAACCTGCAAAAGAAAGAAGCTTGTTAACAGGGTCCCATGGGGGAAATCTTTTTTTTCCGGCATTTTGTTTAGGGCTGGTTGCAACAGATGCCAATTTCCTACAATATCCTGGCCAAACCTGACTGAATTAAGTTAAGTGTCACTGTATTTATGTACCACCATGGGCCTGGGTTTGTCTGTAATTCCATAGGGGAGGGGAACCAGGACCCTCAAGGAACTATGACCAGTGCAGGTGTGACACAGAGACTCATTTTTGCAGGTCACTCCTCTTATCAGGCCTGACGTACTCACTACACCTCACACTGGTGTCATGATACTTATTTAAAAGGTGACATGTAACATTGTTTGAAATCTACTAACACGCTGGTCATTAATTTCACTGTGAAATGTTTGAAACAACTCTGTAGGTGAAATTACTCTCTGATAACTGTGTCCTGGAGACTGCAAACAGACAACCGAGATAAAACTCTGCATATTGCTGCATGGGTGTGTGTAGCGAGGCGGTGTGGTTCCCCGCCACCCCAGAGAGGGATGAGCCTCTCTGGATACCAAAGTGGGCAAAGCCAGCGAatcctgcgcccgccccccagaagtcaaggcaCAGGACacgaagtataaaagcccaaccccagagctcatTAGAAGAGCAGCTGCCGGAGAGGCGAGATGCCTGCGGCCTAGCTCCTGCTTGGGAGACCCTGGCAACTGGCGGCAGACCCAAAGACTGGCCTGACCTGCTGACGCCTGATGCTGACCAGAGCCCGGAGGAGTTGTCAAGCCTGCCCCTCGCaagttacccagaggagctgccaagcctaccCTTACCAGTTATCCTAAGGAACCCATGGTGCTTGACCCCCCGGAGGACACCGTCCAGACCCAGGTACTGCTAGAGGGGGAattaggaagtagcccaggggcagccgaccctagtctagCCGCAGCAATGCCAGAggctatgtcagtgtgttgcagccaggatccccactgactcagccgcaggccttctgctgctgctagggccctgggctgggttgCAGTGGAgggggtgggcctgcgtccccacTGCCACCCAACTTGTGGGTGgccatctccccctctcccagggccgAGCCGAGGGCCTGGGCTGGTTGTTTACCTGCCTTTGCTCAGCcactgcctgagggcctgagccattGACTCTCTATTGCCCCGCCCCAACCCAGGGACAGGGCCTGCTAATTATATAacagttgctcagctcctgcctgaggacctgagcctgtGACTCACTATTGCCTACCTATCGCAAGCTGGGTGTGAATAACTGTTTGTGTTTGCCTCTACTGCTGCTGCGGCGAGAGACTCCCATGGCCAGGCTAATTCCCTGTCAACAACTGAAAGGAAGTACTGAGATGGTGTGGTTCCCCACCGCCCTGGAGAGGGACGAGCCCCGGCCAAACCCctctacaggggcggctctaggaaggATGTGCTATTACactgaccagctctagttgtgTTTATAGATTTCTCACACTGAGATTGACTCCCCCACAGAAGCTGGGCAAACTCCAGCATTAAAGAATGAGACAGAACAAGCTGCCAGTAAGAAGGTACGCAGCGGCCAGCCCACAATGCACATGGCGATGGTGACTAGGTTCATGCAAGTCCTTGTGTAGTGCTCACCAAAGTGCAAACGGCTGCTGCTCAGCAGTGGGAGTGTGAGCAGAAGCTCTGGGTGCGTGCAGGTAAGAATGGGGGCTAGCATAGTCACCCTCACTCAGCAGTAGTAAGTTTCAGTTCCTTCTTCACAAGTGCGCAGGGTGTAAAgggatgtgtgtggggacagGAGTAGGAGACGAGGGAGTTAATCCTGACCCTCACCATCCCAATGAGGCACTTAACTACACAACGCTCTTAGCCtgccctctggctgtgctgcagtgtCTTGTTAGTGCAGCACTGCATTCCCCTGCACTGCTGGGCCTGCTCATCACTTTTTAGCTTGTGCTTAGGCTGGGCGAAGTCCCATCAAGGGCTGCCTGGACACCCTGCTGGTAGGGCTTGGAAGCAATAACTTAGGTTGGTCCCCACAATGTGCTTATGACCAAAGGCACCATCTTTCTGAGTTGCcgggggggtgctcgacccccactccgccccaggccccctccccactccaccccttccctcaagcccctacccccaccccacctcttcctgctgccgctctgcctccgccctgcctcttcccaccccgttccaccgccgccccctcccccaagtgcgccCTTCtctcgctcctcccccaccctccagcgcctcctgcatgctgctaaaCAGCTGATCTGCATTGgacaggaggcactggggagaagggaggagctgatgctgggggctgccggtgggtgctgagcacccactatttttttccattggtgctccagccccggagcacccatgaagTTGGTGCCTGTGCTTATGACACTAAAAGAGATCACACAGAGCTACAGTCATGTGCCATCAGCATTAGCTAGTAAGACAGAGAGCAAAGAGAATGAACTCAGTACCACTCATCCTCACACCAACTAGAGGCTGTTTTCAGGAGGCTGTTTCTGAGCTTCAGCCTGAGAATTCATCAGGACAACTAAATATTATGAGAGGCTAAACGCTAGAGAGGGGTTGCTGTGCTGTGCCTACAAGGGGTGCAGCTCAGACCCCTCAGCCCAGGCAGAGGGGGTCCTAAGGCAGTCTTAAGCTATTTTGTGCCCTCTGAATGTCAATCTGCTCTTTGGGCTGCGGAAGCTCCCAGCATCACTTCAACAGAAAAGTGGATGAAGCTCACAACCCCTCCAACTCCACTTGGTTTGCCCCATTCACGTACTTACTATTTCATGGTAAAACTCTTCCATATCCAAAAGGGAAAGTGCAAAATGGATGCAGTTGTTTGTGAAACAGTTGTACTTTGTCTTAGCATTCAGCATGGCATCTGCCTTCTTCAGGAAAGCTTCTTCATTGATTCCTTGTTTAAGTCTCACAATCTGATATTTCCCCCTGGTTCTTTCCATAGCATCGATTCCCTGTATGTAGATTCCGTCTCCTTTAAAAGAACCAATAGCATTcagtggcctgttaacactcaCTGTGACGTGACAGGAGACAAATGTGAGAGAGACGGAAATGTGTGCATTGGCCTTCCTAAGAGGAACAGATCCAATATCATACAAGGGATAGGATCACTGGCAGGACCGGTGCCCAGTGTGTACAACAAAACCGCACTTCTGACACAAAATATGAAATCCAGTAAGTAAAACCCAGCAGATGGCCTGCAGACAAAGTGAGACACTACATAACTCTGGACCTCTCCTATTTCCATTGTTGTGGTGAGTCACATGATGCCAACCTAGCGAAAAGCCATCCTGATTGCTCACTTGGCTCTTCCCCATCCTCCCGCCTTTATCTGCTCAAAACTTTGTCTAGACAATAGGGATTCTCCTTAAAATAAAACCTAGCGTGCTCTATGGCTGAAATTTCCAAAACTGCTTAAGGGATTTGGATACCTAGATCCCATTGCCTTAGGGGATTTGAATGCCCAATGCAGCTTTGAAACTCTCACCCTGTATTATATATCTGGCTAGTCTCAATATCTTTCTTGGAAAAGAAATTAAGATCGTCAATCAAACCAAAGAAGCCTTGGAATTTGGGCTCAAGACTCACTATCAAGCCAAGCAAAACTAGAGATTAAGGCAAATACATTTGAGGAGTGCATCTGCCCTCTTAGCTACAGCATCACACTTGAAGAACATGGTAAATTGGTTTTCTGCCCTGACCCCTTAGTCCTTTTCAGTTTTATGTCTTTCCAGGATACTGTCCTCTAGTCTGTGAGAcctacattttttgttcctagatatcGGACTtagcatttggctgtattaaaacaaatgttaaaatgaatCTGTCTTACCAAGAGATCATCATTGTTTACTACTCCACCAATATTTGTTGTGCATTGGTGCACCTTGGGCCCTCCTTTTCTCTGCCTGGGGCACATTATAGTCTAGTCTTCAGAGGACTATAATAGTTTGCTCTAATTCTGGTTGTTGAGTTTGgggtgggagtggctgggtggtgTTTAGTGGCTTGTGATATACCGGAGGTTAAAATGGAtgctctggtggtcccttctggccttacccACTATGAAATGTCTTACAGAAGTttaagtatattatgtccacACAGTTacttttatcagccaaacttgtagtctcattaaaaagaaacaaactgtctcatgttTATTTTACAagttctattttccataaaactttTTTGATTGGCTTAATTATGCTGCCATCCTTTAATTGTCTACAGATTGCATCATTTACAGGCCTTTCCATGACTTTtgtccaggatcaatgtcagactaaCAAGCCTATAGTTACCCAAGTCACCCTATTTAccttttaaaatactggcacAAAGTTAGCTTTTTATTccctccagtcctctggaatttccccagtgttccaagatttgttaaaaatcaCCATGACTGGTTCAGAGAGCTCCTGAACCAATTTCTTTTAACACTCTTGAGTGCACGCTAGTGGGTCTTGCTGAGttagcatttttaaaataaaactttagtAGTTGCTCTTTAACATCTTCCTTAGTTACTGATGGAATAGAAAGTATATCTTATTACTTTAAGATATGAACACATGATCCTGCTTTTTtcaaaacacagaacagaaatatttagggAATACTTTTGCCTCTTCTGCATCATGACTGGGAATTTTATCAGCTTTGTCTAGAATCGGATCTATACTAAAATCTAGGATTTCACTTGGTCCTGATATATTTAAATAAGTCCTTCTTCTTGTCCTTAACCCTACTGGCCATAGACTTTTTTCATTCATACCTTCAGCTTCCTTTATCAATTGTCTGCATTGCCTAACTGCCAATTTGTACTCATTGctatcattgtccccattttccatttgttatacatattttttaaaatatatatttggtgCTAATTGTTATTACAAGTATTTATAATACACTCATCCCTGTGTTGGCTCTTTCCAAATGAACTGTTCAGCTAATGAACAACCCAAAGTAACCAGTAGATTTGAAGGGGAATCCCAAATCCAGAAATCATCTGGAAGACAAGAAGGGACATGCCCAGCTCAGAACTCATCAAGCGAACAGGAAGGGACATATCTGAACTCAGCTAACAATTGAAGTGAATCTTCCACCTACAACACAATTTATCATATCCAACTGTCATTCCAAGTGCTTTCTACAGCACACAATACTTCATAGTGTTAGGGTTGAAGATGGCTTTGGACTCCCTGGAACAGTCTTTTTAGAAGCAGTTTAACTTTGTGTTACTGTAACCTTTGTCCTACCCATCCCCTTAGTTTGTTTGTTATCTTCACTTGTTTTGTCACATTTTAATTTAGTCTgtgagcttttgggggcagggtccATCTGTTTAAATGTTTTTTCTGATGCATCTAGCACACTTTTGGGTGCTAAGAAATAATTGATAGCAATAATACCCTACTAACTTACCGTCAAAGTGTATAACTTTCTTGTTTCCATAGTAAACACCGGCGTGCTTCCAGCTGCTAGATTGTAGGGAGGTGTCCATAGGAATTAAGATGATATCTCCCACCCGTAAGTTTTCTTTAGACACAACTTCAAAGAACCCCCAAAAATTACTGAACATAGCTTTCAGGATAAATGATATTGTTGGCTTCATCCTCCATCTCTTCTAAAAtagaaaaaattgaaatgaaaattagaaaaaataaaGGCTCACCCCGTTAGCTGGGGATCTTCAGGCAGTGTTTTTTGCCTGCctgaaatatttattaatattCTTGTAAGCAGCAAATATTAGCAGATTCATAAATTCAAAggacagaaggaaccattgtgataatctagtctggtATCCTGACAGAcctgagaacttccccaaaataatttttgtttgaactacagcagatcttttagaaaaacatccgatcttggttttaaaattgccagtgacagatctatcacaacccttggtaaactgcTCCAGCGTAAATTACCCtcatagatttatttttttttcagtctgaatttgtctgacttcagtttctagccattggatcttgttctaCCTTTGTCTGATACACTGAAGAACctgttatcaaatatttgttccctatgtaggcgcttacagaccaggggcggctctagacccc
It encodes the following:
- the LOC123344360 gene encoding uncharacterized protein LOC123344360, with translation MGSSSSKNCCSSEKRWRMKPTISFILKAMFSNFWGFFEVVSKENLRVGDIILIPMDTSLQSSSWKHAGVYYGNKKVIHFDGDGIYIQGIDAMERTRGKYQIVRLKQGINEEAFLKKADAMLNAKTKYNCFTNNCIHFALSLLDMEEFYHEIVSEVQVGNGNDAGEEVPLNMAGQVDQNECNRARQFQHNVPQREIPLRNFP